In Eubalaena glacialis isolate mEubGla1 chromosome 2, mEubGla1.1.hap2.+ XY, whole genome shotgun sequence, a single genomic region encodes these proteins:
- the LOC133084727 gene encoding transcription and mRNA export factor ENY2-like has translation MNKDAQMRAAINQKLIETGERECLKELLRAKLIECGWKDQLKSHCKEVIKEKGLEHVTVDDLVAEITPKGRALVPDSVKELLQRIRTFLAQHAAFKIELDCCFVVLFLKVKLAIN, from the coding sequence ATGAACAAAGATGCTCAGATGAGAGCAGCAATTAACCAAAAGTTGATAGAAACTGGAGAAAGAGAATGCCTCAAAGAGTTGCTGAGAGCTAAATTAATTGAATGTGGCTGGAAGGATCAGTTGAAGTCACACTGCAAAgaagtaattaaagaaaaaggacTAGAACACGTTACTGTTGATGACTTGGTGGCTGAAATCACACCAAAAGGCAGAGCCCTGGTACCTGACAGTGTAAAGGAGCTCCTACAAAGAATAAGAACATTCCTTGCTCAGCATGCAGCCTTTAAGATTGAATTAGATTgttgttttgtggttttatttctgaaagTAAAACTTGCCATAAATTAG